The following proteins are co-located in the Apium graveolens cultivar Ventura chromosome 5, ASM990537v1, whole genome shotgun sequence genome:
- the LOC141659164 gene encoding uncharacterized protein LOC141659164, producing the protein MEISKMGEQSRRKKYKKMGIYVSILVVCSIVNRRRHKIISRSLRLESEKVRNEILAHLFSNAHYCRSIIRMSPGAFLDLCKMLIVEGNLRPTTRATVEEQVVKSFYLLGHNVTVCELSVFFRRSGETVSRHFHNVLNAIIELEDKFLIQPNGSQVSSEIFTEARFYPYFKDCIGTIDGTHVRVKVSSSEAVKYRGRKDYPTQNVLAACAFDMKFSYVLAGWEVLLHTPEL; encoded by the exons ATGGAAATCTCAAag ATGGGCGAACAAAGTAGAAgaaaaaaatataagaaaatgGGAATATATGTATCAATACTTGTGGTGTGCTCAATTGTTAATCGGCGAAGGCATAAAATTATTAGTCGTTCTTTGAGGCTTGAAAGCGAAAAGGTTAGAAATGAGATTTTGGCTCATTTATTTTCGAATGCACATTATTGTCGAAGTATAATACGAATGAGTCCCGGAGCATTTCTAGATTTGTGTAAGATGTTAATTGTAGAAGGTAATCTTCGACCAACAACTAGGGCAACAGTTGAGGAACAAGTTGTCAAGTCTTTTTACTTACTAGGGCATAATGTTACTGTCTGTGAGCTTTCAGTATTTTTTCGTCGTTCCGGTGAGACAGTGAGTCGTCATTTCCATAATGTACTAAATGCAATTATCGAGTTGGAGGATAAGTTTCTCATTCAACCAAATGGATCACAAGTTTCTTCGGAGATATTTACTGAGGCTAGGTTTTATCCATATTTTAAG GACTGTATCGGTACAATTGATGGTACTCATGTACGTGTAAAAGTTTCATCTTCGGAAGCTGTTAAATATCGTGGAAGAAAGGACTATCCAACCCAAAATGTATTAGCAGCTTGTGCATTTGACATGAAGTTCTCATATGTTTTAGCTGGATGGGAAGTACTGCTTCATACTCCAGAATTATAA